TGTCGTCTATGCTGCCCGGAACGTGGGTAATGAATCGCGGATGGGCTTGGTCGTCTCCAAGAAGAAGATTGGAAACGCCGTCCAACGCAACCGGTGGAAGCGTCGGCTTCGTGAGGCATTTCGCTTGAATCGGAGCAAGTTGCCGCATGGCTTCGATCTGATCGTCCTACCCCAGTCGAAGCAGCATCCGACCTTCGGAGCATTGGAAAACGGCTTGGTGCAACTGGCCCACCGTGCGGCCAGGAAGTGGAAGAGAAATCACGCCAGCAACGATAAGCCTACGTCTGGAAACGGCGGCCAGCGATGAACTTCTTATATCAGGCCGGCCGGGCCTTGCTATCGGAAACGATGATTTTTCTGGTGCGCTGTTATCAGTACACGCTTAGCCCGATTGTCGGGCAACAGTGCCGGTTTCAGCCAACTTGCAGCAATTATTTCATTCAAGCGGTACGCAAATACGGCCCAATTTCGGGGGCTGTGCGTGGGATTTGGCGGATTTTACGCTGTAATCCCTTTTGTCGCAGTGGATTCGATCCGCCGTAAGATTAGGTGGGCCAAGAAATTGCTATTGATCGTGCTATCAGATTTGCCTACTGTTTCGACCGATCTGGTCCAGAGGCAAGGGAGTTCCTCGGACCGAACCGGCACTACTTCGGCGGATCAACAACCCAATGCTACGGCACGGACGCTCGAACACGGCTCGCATTCTTGTTGCCTGTCTCCTTATATCAGGGCAGATTTCCACGCTCGGCTGCATCGCCCCGTGGACTAGCAAAGACCCCCAAGCATCCGCCCCTTCCCATGATTGGGACGAGGTCAAGACGGTGGGCGATTTAACGGGTGTTGTCGGGATGAACTCTGCGACCATTCGGGCTATTACCCTAGTTACCATGCTTAAGGGAACCGGAAGCGATCCCCCGCCGGGCGAAGCTCGAAATATGGTGCTCGGCGAGATGCGAACGCGTCAAATCGAAAATCCAAGTCAATGGTTGGCCTCGACGAACACCGGGGTCATCTTCGCGGAAGCAGTCATCCCTGCCGGCGCACAGAAGAATGACATTGTCGACGTACGAGTCATCGTTCCTCCCGAAACCGATACAACCAGTCTGGAATATGGCTGGATGCCTGAGACTCGCCTGACCGACATGGCAATGCTTGGTGGTCGGATGCGGAAAGGTCATGATATCGCCATCGCGGCAGGGCCGATTGTTCTCGACAGCGTTGTCGATGGCACGGTAACCGAAGCGAATCAAAAGCGAGGACACGTCCTCGGTGGTGCGCGGCTGTTGGAAGAACGCCCACTGGGCCTCGGTTTGGTGAAAGATCACGTCTCGATCGCTGCCAGTAGTCGTGTCGGCTCGGTAATCAATAAGCGATTCTACATGTTCCGTGACGGATCGAAGCAAGGGGTCGCTAATCCCCAGTCGGACAAATACATCGAACTTGCTGTTCATCCTCGCTACAAAGACAACATCGCTCGCTACATGCGAGTCATTCGCCACATTCCGATGGCGGTCACCACGCCTGCCCGGTTGGAATACATCGCCGAAGCCGAGGCAATGCTGTTAGACCAAGAGTCGACCCAAGTCGGTGCGATGAAGCTGGAAGCGGTTGGCAAAGAGGGGATTGAGTCGCTCAAAAAAGGGCTCGACTCCAATCACGAGTTGGTCCGCTTTTGTGCTGCCGAAGCATTGGCTTACTTGAACGAACCTGAGTGTATTGAACCGCTCGCCGATGCTGCCCGCCGCAACAACGGTTTCCGATACCGTGCCTTATTGGCGTTGGGGTCGTTCGACGACTTGGACGTGATTGATGCCTTAGAAGGCCTACTCAACGCCGAGAGTGCTGAAGCTCGTTACGGGGCGTTCGATCAACTAAAGAAGCGTTCCAGCGAGTTGCCTTCGATTGCCGGCACCACGTTGAGCAACGGTATTCAATTGCATGCGATTCGGTCAGCAGCTGCTCCCATGGTTCACTTCCGTCTGAAAGACCGTGCAGAAATCGCCGTCTTCGGTACTGATGTTCGGCTCCAGGGCGATGTGATCTTCATTGGCCAGGACGGACTCACGATTCGTAGCTCGGGTCATCGCAAGTTGAAAGTGATGCGGTTCTCGGCTGGTGGCGAAGAAGAAGTTCGCGAATGCTCAACCGAAGTCGTTCAGTTAATCCGCACTTTGACAGAAATGGACTGCAAATATGGCGAGGTCGTACGAACGCTGTTCGGCCTGCGAAACGAAGGCTACATGTCGGTGCGTGTCGAGGTGAACGCGATGCCACGACCGGATCGAAGCTACATCAAGTCTTCAGGAGAGGAAGAAAACAGCGTCGAATCGAGCGAAATGCTAGCCGATAACTTCACCCAAACCGGAGAATCTGCCAAAACCGAAGAGTCTTCCGAAGTATCCACCTCTACCGCAGGGGATGGTACCTTGATCCCGACGTTCGATTAGAGGACTCTAAAGTGTTTGTACACGATGTTCCTTTAATCCGTCGCCCCTTCGGAGCTGACCATGCTGAAGGCCTTAGAGCTTCACGGCTTTAAGAGTTTTGCTGATAAGACTCGCCTGGAATTCCCGCAGGGAATCACGGTGGTCGTTGGTCCCAATGGTTCGGGAAAGTCGAACATCGTCGACGCAATCAAGTGGGTTCTCGGGGAACAAAGCGCCAAGAGCCTTCGTGGTAAGGAAATGGCCGACGTCATCTTTAAGGGCTCGGCCGCCCATGGACGCAAACCGATGAACGCCGCTGAGGCGACCATCGTGTTCGACAACGCCGAAGGCACCTTACCGATCGATGCCCCAGAGGTACACGTCACACGACGTGTCTTCCGGAGTGGCGAAGGGGAATATCTGATCAACCGGCATCCTTGCCGTTTGCGCGACGTGAAAGACCTCTGTCGTGGTACCGGTATCGGTACGGACGCCTACAGCATCATCGAACAGGGTAAAGTCGATACGCTACTGCAGGCCTCGCCGCGTGATCGACGGGCGGTGTTCGAAGAAGCCGCCGGGATTAGCCGCTTCAAAGCAAAGAAGCTGGAAACACAGCGGCGGTTGGATCGTGTTGATCAAAACCTGGTCCGCCTATCCGACATCGTGGAAGAGGTCGGTTCTCGTTACCGCAGCATCAAAGCTCAGGCTGGCAAGGCACAGAAGTATCGTGAATATACCGAGCGTTTGAAGCTGTTGCGAACCGTTGTTGGGATGCAGGACTGGAACAGTCTTTCGACCCGCGTCGAGCAATACTCAAGCGAACTCGAATTCCTTCGCCAAGAGCAGGCTGAAGCTCAGCAAATCATCGTTCAAGCGGAGGAAGGGCTCGAAAGCGCGGAAGCAAAGCTGTTCGAGTTGCAATCGTTGCTGAGCCAGAAAGAGGAACAGCACGCGAAAGTTGCGCAGAGATTGGCAACGATCCATTCCGCCTCAGGGATGCAGTTCCGCGTTTTGGAGGATCTTGAGCAGGAAGCCAAGTCGCAAGCGATCAATCTGGCCCGGAATATTGCCTCGTTGCGAACGCTGACGGCGGATTTGGCCGCTGCCAAGCAGCAGCTTTCCAAAGCCATGACACAGCGCGATGTCGTCTCGGCTGACCTGGAAAGTGTGGAAGCAGCCACTGAGGAAGTTCAAACCGAGATCGAAGCGAAACGCGAGCAGGGAGAAGCAAACCGTCAAAAGCATTTAGAAATGCTGCGGAATGTGTCTACGCTCGACAACGCTCTCGGCGCGGTTAAGGCCCGCATCGAAAGCGATCGCAATCAGTTAACTGCGATTGAGCAAGCGATCGAACGGGACGAAGCTCGCTTGGAAGAGCATCGCAGCGAGTTGGGGCAGCTTACCGAGGACGAAGGTGGGTTGGTCGAACACCTTTCGACCGCTCAGGCCGACGTGACCGACGCTAAAGGAGCGTTACGTATTCAAGAACAAGAGGCGGCAGATATTCAGGCCGATCTCGATGCCCTCTCCCGCCGTAAGGCAGTAGCCGCCGAGCGAGCATCCGTTCTCGATGAATTAGAGCGTACCAGCGAAGGGGTGAACTCGGGGGTGAAAGAAATCCTTTCGCGGGCCCGTGTCGAAAGACTACCGCTATTTCAATCCGTGATCGGGCTCGTGGCAGATGTCGTGCGGGTTGACGTTGAATATGCTCGGATGATTGAAATCTCGCTGGCCGATGCAGCCCAACTGGTGCTTCTCGAAACCGGCGATCTTCTGCAGCAAGTGTTGGAACGCGAGGTTATCTTCCCAGGCCGAGTCGGCTTGCTAGATATCGAGTCACTGCCGAAGTCACAGAATGAAGAGCCGGACGGACTTCGTGACGAACCTGGTGTTCTCGGCAATGCACTCGATTTCGTCGAAGCCGAAGAGGAGTTCTTGCCGGTCGCAGCATTCCTTCTGGGCGATATCTGGTTTGTCGATAATGCGCGCTCTGCAATCGAGCTCAAGAAGAAGTATTCCGAGCGACTTCGTTTTGTGACTCGCGATGGTGAATTGCTGGAGGCGGATGGACGCGTATATGCCGGACCGACCACGAATGTCGGCGGTATCATCTCGCGGCGAAGTGAACTTCGTGCTCTGCGTAATGAAGTCACCAAGCTTGAACAAGCTTTCGAGAAAAAGGAAGCGGTTCTAGCCGAGGTGCAGCAATCGATCGCCGAGCAGAAGCAGGCCTTGGAAGACCTAGTGGGCCAGCAGCAAGAAGCTTCGTCCGTGCTTACCGAGCATCGCTTGGTGAAGCAGCGACTGGAATCACGAATCGCAGACGCCGACACGGAACTAAAAAAGCGTCTCGAGCAACGCGAAACCATTGATGCACGAATTGACAGTGACGAGAAGCAGCTCAAAGAACAGGAAGTCGAGCTCGCAGCCACGCGCGAAGCGATCGCCCAGCTAGAAGTTGAAAGTGATAACCTCACGCAAACCCTCGGCGAGCTCGAGGCCAGCTTGAGCGATAGCCGTGGGCAAATCACCGGACTGAAAGTCGAACTGGCCCGAGCCGAGCAGCAGGTGGAGTCGCACGAGGCAAGTAGCCAACGCCTGCAAGAGAACTTGGACGAACGCCGCGCGGCGATCACCGACGTTCGGCAATCGATTGCCCAAAATTCCACTAAGATTCAAAACCAGCAGCTTGAGATCTTACGTGGAACGAGCGAATACGCATCGGCAATGCTAAAACTGGCCGAATCGAATGATGCTTTGGCGACCGATCGTGCCAGCCGCAAGCATTTGGAAAAGGCCAAGTCGGAGAATACCTCGAAGCTGGTCGAAGCTCGGCAAAAGCAGCGAACTGTCGACGATCAGTTGCACCGTAAGGAACTTTCCTTCACCGACCTCCGGCACGAGCGGAGTACGCTCGAACGTCGGCTCCGTGACGATTATGCGATCGAAATCTCCGAAGTCGAGATCGATTTGGAAACGGTTGAACTTCCTGGTGACCGAGCTGCTGTCGATGAAGAGATCGCCGATTTGCGCCGCAAGATTAGCAACATCGGTTCCGTAAACATGCAGGCCCTTCAGGAGTTGGACGAGTTTCAGACTCGCTTCGAGCAGCTCGATGGGCAACTGAAAGACCTGACCGAAGCGAAGGAATCGCTCGAGAAGATCATCAACAAGATTAATGTCGATAGCCGTCGCCTTTTCGAGGAAACGTTGGAGACCGTTCGGAGTAACTTCCAGGTGATGTTCCGCCGCGTGTTTGGTGGTGGTTCGGCTGATATCATCATCGAGGAAGGCGTCGACATTCTGGAGGCCGGGATCGATGTGATTGCTACGCCGCCTGGCAAGAGTTCGCTCAATATCTCGCTGCTCTCCGGTGGCGAACGCGCTTTGACCGCCGTGACGCTGCTGCTGGCGATCTTCCAATTCCGTCCCAGCCCCTTCTGTATTTTGGACGAAGTCGACGGCCCGCTCGATGAGGCGAACATTGGCCGCTTCGTCGACGTGCTCAATGGTTTTCTCGATTGGACTCGCTTCGTCATCGTCAGTCATTCGAAAGCAACGATGTCGGCTGCGACAACCCTGCACGGCGTGACGATGCAGGAATCAGGCATCTCGAAACGAGTCAGCGTCCGCTTCGACGATGTCAATGAAACAGGCGACGGCGATATCTCGGTCGCTTAGAATAGTCCTTGAATCCGCTCGGTTTTCTTTCAAGGTGCTGCTGATGCTACTAGCCCAGAATATGCCTGGCATGGAGTATGTTCCCCTGATTTTATTTTGCTTGCTGCTAGGGTTTTCAGGAGGATTGCTGGCGATCCTTTTGGCTTTCCTACGTCAAGTCAACATGGCAAATTGGTTGGCGAAAGGGAGTATTGGTTTGGCGGTGGCATCCACACTTTTCATCCTCCCGGCGGCCTGGCATGAGGCTCGTCCAGTTCTTTACCTCATGATGCTTTCGCCGATCGGACTTGCGGTGGTTGCTTTGATGATTGCCGAGTTGTCGAAAGGTCTTCCTCCAATAAGCCGTTTAAAATTCGGTCTGGTACTGGTTGTGTTCTTCATACCCATCGTGGCCGGCGCTATTGCATTTGCGATTAGCAACAATGCGGCATATTACCATGACCGAGATCAGATTGTGCTGAAGTTCGAGGGGATGGAAGACGTAACCGATGTCGTTATCGATGGCTACGATTACGAAGGAGTTTGGTACGTAGGAGCGGTCTGTTTTACGATCAAAGGGAAGCCAGGATCCTTGATTACGATGTGTTCAAAGTTTGAGTTTGACGACTGCCACGTCGACGAACCGCTTGATAGGCTTCAACTCATCCAGTTAGGTGACTGTAGATTCTTCGATGAGGGTGCCTACTTGACCGAAGGAATGATTCCCCAAACATTTCGTAACGATTCGTTGGAGCTCGGTCGCTATGGGAATTACGGCGACCTTCTGCCCATGCAAGTAGAAAGTATCCGCGATGTCATCGAGAACTACGACGAATTGCTAAGTTTCTTCCACGAGCAGTGGCCTCAAAAAGAAATGCCTGGCCATCTGGAGAGAGAAGAGAAACATGGCCGACGAGTATTTACCTACTGGATGGAAGTCGATCCGAAGGTCCTGACGCCGCAAGAGGCGAATTTAATACGAACAGAATGGCCGTGAGTAGATCCGAGTGAAAAATTATCTATAGAACACGGTCGCCGGCCCCAGAATCAAAGCGACGATCAGGATTGCTAAGAAGATCTCGATCAAGGAAATCTGTTCCGGGGATTGGTCGTCTGGAATGATGGAATGTTGTTCGACGACGGAGATTCCCCAGTAGAGGTTCAACAAGGCCGTCGTTCCTGAGATGAATAACGGAATGGCAGCGACGCATCCACCGACGATCAGTGCCAGTCCACACGGGATGCTACATAACGTTAGCTGACCGGTTGCCAGCCACATGCAGTAGACATTTCGCCGAAAGGTGCTGGCGTACTGCGTAACGATGAGCACCATTCCAAATGACGCCAGCGCGAATCCCGGTTCGACAGAATCGACGCGAGAACCGATCGCCAGACCCATAATTGCCATGACAATCCCCTGCCCCATCGTCAGGAAGGTGAACCCGATCAACAGAGCGGAAGGCTTTTCGTAGGAAAAGTAGCGTCGCGGCATTCGATTTCTATTGGTCATCATCGAGTTATGGCTGCAGCCAGCGGCTGACAAAAGTCGCAGGGCCAAGGATCAAGGCCAATACCACGAAGGCTCCCAAGATTTCTCGCATCGTCACGCGTCCGAATTCAGGTTTGGGGACGCCAGCCTGGTCTTGTTCAGCCATCGTCGCACGATGATGCCAGTTCATGAATAACATCGTTGCAGTAATCGCAGATATCGCAATCATCGGAGGCAGTATTATACTCAAGAGGCCTGACAGCAATGAAAACCCAATGAGTATCCCGTTCACCAACGCCAGGTAAAAGGGGATACGACGCGTAACGCCAACGTATTGGCCGACGATCAACGTTCCTCCGATGCCCAGCAGAATGAGCCCGCCTCCGCTACCGGAACTCTTACTGACCGCGGCCGTGCCTAAGATTGCGATTAGAATGCCAAGCGTCATGATTGCGACCGTCGTGATCGCAGTATCGGCGTCAACCATCGAATCGACACGATTTCGTCGAGAAAGGCTTTCGTTATCGGTCACAAAGATTGCTCCACATCGTTCCGCTATTTGACATAATCGGATACTGGGTTACCGGCTCGGCCATTTCCACCCTACTTGATCTAAGAGGTCTCCTCCTTGCAAGATGGTTTCGCCGCTGCATTTCTCCAGGGGAATGCGGCGGCATAAATCCCACTCAGCCAAATGTTCGGCGAGTTTCTCGCTATGCGTAACCACGATGACTTGGCTTTGCCCAGCGGCGGATAAGATCAAACGCGCCAAGGCTGGTATCAAATCTGGGTGTAGACTCATTTCCGGTTCGTTCAACACCAACAGCTTCGGCGGTTGCGGCGTCAAAAGAGCGGCGACGAGCAGCAAATAACGAAGCGTCCCATCCGATAGTTCTGCGGCAGTCAGTTCACGCATCATGCCGGGCTGCTCCAATGTCAGTTGCAAGCCGACGTGTGTATTCGTGATGTTCAGCAGTGAACCAGGAAAAGCATCATCAATTGCTTCGACCAGCGGGCCCCCGTTGCCCATCTCGCGGATGGTTTGCAGTGCGGCTGCCAAATCGCTGCCGTCGTTGCCGAGTACCGGAGTCCAGGTACCGACATTCACGCGTCTTGCCGGTGCGTCTGGATCGGTCCGAAACGAATCGTAAAACCGCCACGAGCGGATGATCTCACGCATGACAATCAGTTCGGGACCTTCGAAGGGGTCGGAGTATTCGGTCAGCATGCTGGCTTGAAGGGAAAGAGGAACGCCGACCTCGCGCCAGGCCCCCTCAGCATTACGACAGCGAAGCATTTCGTTTCGACGATCTGCACAGAGATAGCTCGGCAGCATTCGATTGCCACGCCATAAACATTCACGCTTCATCACGGGATCATTTCGAAACGTCGACAATTGCATCCCGGCGGCCGGATCGAGATACTTGCGAGGTACCGGTCCGCCGAGATCGAGTGCATAGCTGTACTCGTGCGAAGTGAATCCAAGCCGCAGACTAACAGGCTTCTTACGTTTCATCGGAGCCGATAACGCTTCGGCGTCTTCCGTGATCATTTCTGGCCCAGCCCAGAGAACCGACGAAAATCCGCCATCACGAGCTAATGACCGGACCAACTCACCATGGGCCGCGTCGGCCAGCATGCGTAGTGACCGATAAAGATT
This window of the Blastopirellula marina genome carries:
- a CDS encoding AAA family ATPase, which codes for MIQQLAIAGYRSIRSIILKLGQLNVVTGANGCGKSNLYRSLRMLADAAHGELVRSLARDGGFSSVLWAGPEMITEDAEALSAPMKRKKPVSLRLGFTSHEYSYALDLGGPVPRKYLDPAAGMQLSTFRNDPVMKRECLWRGNRMLPSYLCADRRNEMLRCRNAEGAWREVGVPLSLQASMLTEYSDPFEGPELIVMREIIRSWRFYDSFRTDPDAPARRVNVGTWTPVLGNDGSDLAAALQTIREMGNGGPLVEAIDDAFPGSLLNITNTHVGLQLTLEQPGMMRELTAAELSDGTLRYLLLVAALLTPQPPKLLVLNEPEMSLHPDLIPALARLILSAAGQSQVIVVTHSEKLAEHLAEWDLCRRIPLEKCSGETILQGGDLLDQVGWKWPSR
- the smc gene encoding chromosome segregation protein SMC, with the translated sequence MLKALELHGFKSFADKTRLEFPQGITVVVGPNGSGKSNIVDAIKWVLGEQSAKSLRGKEMADVIFKGSAAHGRKPMNAAEATIVFDNAEGTLPIDAPEVHVTRRVFRSGEGEYLINRHPCRLRDVKDLCRGTGIGTDAYSIIEQGKVDTLLQASPRDRRAVFEEAAGISRFKAKKLETQRRLDRVDQNLVRLSDIVEEVGSRYRSIKAQAGKAQKYREYTERLKLLRTVVGMQDWNSLSTRVEQYSSELEFLRQEQAEAQQIIVQAEEGLESAEAKLFELQSLLSQKEEQHAKVAQRLATIHSASGMQFRVLEDLEQEAKSQAINLARNIASLRTLTADLAAAKQQLSKAMTQRDVVSADLESVEAATEEVQTEIEAKREQGEANRQKHLEMLRNVSTLDNALGAVKARIESDRNQLTAIEQAIERDEARLEEHRSELGQLTEDEGGLVEHLSTAQADVTDAKGALRIQEQEAADIQADLDALSRRKAVAAERASVLDELERTSEGVNSGVKEILSRARVERLPLFQSVIGLVADVVRVDVEYARMIEISLADAAQLVLLETGDLLQQVLEREVIFPGRVGLLDIESLPKSQNEEPDGLRDEPGVLGNALDFVEAEEEFLPVAAFLLGDIWFVDNARSAIELKKKYSERLRFVTRDGELLEADGRVYAGPTTNVGGIISRRSELRALRNEVTKLEQAFEKKEAVLAEVQQSIAEQKQALEDLVGQQQEASSVLTEHRLVKQRLESRIADADTELKKRLEQRETIDARIDSDEKQLKEQEVELAATREAIAQLEVESDNLTQTLGELEASLSDSRGQITGLKVELARAEQQVESHEASSQRLQENLDERRAAITDVRQSIAQNSTKIQNQQLEILRGTSEYASAMLKLAESNDALATDRASRKHLEKAKSENTSKLVEARQKQRTVDDQLHRKELSFTDLRHERSTLERRLRDDYAIEISEVEIDLETVELPGDRAAVDEEIADLRRKISNIGSVNMQALQELDEFQTRFEQLDGQLKDLTEAKESLEKIINKINVDSRRLFEETLETVRSNFQVMFRRVFGGGSADIIIEEGVDILEAGIDVIATPPGKSSLNISLLSGGERALTAVTLLLAIFQFRPSPFCILDEVDGPLDEANIGRFVDVLNGFLDWTRFVIVSHSKATMSAATTLHGVTMQESGISKRVSVRFDDVNETGDGDISVA
- the yidD gene encoding membrane protein insertion efficiency factor YidD, producing MIFLVRCYQYTLSPIVGQQCRFQPTCSNYFIQAVRKYGPISGAVRGIWRILRCNPFCRSGFDPP
- a CDS encoding HEAT repeat domain-containing protein — protein: MLRHGRSNTARILVACLLISGQISTLGCIAPWTSKDPQASAPSHDWDEVKTVGDLTGVVGMNSATIRAITLVTMLKGTGSDPPPGEARNMVLGEMRTRQIENPSQWLASTNTGVIFAEAVIPAGAQKNDIVDVRVIVPPETDTTSLEYGWMPETRLTDMAMLGGRMRKGHDIAIAAGPIVLDSVVDGTVTEANQKRGHVLGGARLLEERPLGLGLVKDHVSIAASSRVGSVINKRFYMFRDGSKQGVANPQSDKYIELAVHPRYKDNIARYMRVIRHIPMAVTTPARLEYIAEAEAMLLDQESTQVGAMKLEAVGKEGIESLKKGLDSNHELVRFCAAEALAYLNEPECIEPLADAARRNNGFRYRALLALGSFDDLDVIDALEGLLNAESAEARYGAFDQLKKRSSELPSIAGTTLSNGIQLHAIRSAAAPMVHFRLKDRAEIAVFGTDVRLQGDVIFIGQDGLTIRSSGHRKLKVMRFSAGGEEEVRECSTEVVQLIRTLTEMDCKYGEVVRTLFGLRNEGYMSVRVEVNAMPRPDRSYIKSSGEEENSVESSEMLADNFTQTGESAKTEESSEVSTSTAGDGTLIPTFD
- the rnpA gene encoding ribonuclease P protein component, which codes for MKTHAKICVGKHEGGSVTDQSQRFPATLRLKKPGEFDAVFTRRSSAGNGWLVVYAARNVGNESRMGLVVSKKKIGNAVQRNRWKRRLREAFRLNRSKLPHGFDLIVLPQSKQHPTFGALENGLVQLAHRAARKWKRNHASNDKPTSGNGGQR